The Papaver somniferum cultivar HN1 chromosome 6, ASM357369v1, whole genome shotgun sequence genome segment tagaagaatcaatttgcaaggtaggatggtgatgcaacaagtaatgtggttagaggtgaagaataactacgcttgccaaaagaatttggatgacttcggtcaagtcacacaccttttccttgcccacccggaatgcgcccaattggctctatgcttcccacaagttattatattggattgcacgtacaagactcataaatatgagatgccgttgatgaacattgtggggcatacttcgacaaaggcaccgttcaccgtggctttttgtttcatgaaaaacaaaaagaaagagagttatgtttgggggttagaacaattgaagttaatcttccgggagggttctcttcctaaagtgttcgtttccgatcaagattcatcgttgatgtatgctattaagaaggtatttccggatgcattcaattttctttgtacgtttcacatatggtgcaatgtgaggaaaaaatgccaaccgataattcaaccacttaagtttaaagaattagagaatattgctaagctaccgttggagacacgagtaaagaaaaagaaggaattcttgaaagcatatgaacataatgagatgttgtgggcttctttccaaggcgaatgggaagctttgatatggtcaatcaccgaggatgtctatgaagaaaattttaaaatgcttattaagcattggaagacctcctaccccgatgtcattacttacttggtcaaagatgtgttggaacctaataaagaaaggttcgtgagttgtttcacaaataggcacaaacacttcgacaaccaagccacaagtatggtagagtcggctcattatcggttgaagaagaacctttatggttgtgttgacacttttatcacggtttttgatgcaattgatgaatatttcaaaagtgatgttgtgagaattaaaaccgcgttcgagcatgaccttatgtttagacacaagaattatggtactaattggctacgggaattaacttatagagtctcccatctatgcatcgacttgttgatgaaagaagtggatttgattaagacattaggcgccaccttggaggaagagtgtgtttgtacaaTGAAGAAATCTATGGGACTTTTATGCCGCCACgacctacttcggtacaaggatggtatcataccatttgaggatattgattatttttggaaacaattaagcttcgatcctctcccaaccgaagacgacgaggatgatctagagatatgggacacgaaaatgggaaaaaattggcggagatgtataggaatatgtcccgacctcaaaagaaattcctacaggacaacatgatgccggtcatgtatcctttcacccaagaaaatactttggaaccggagaagagtgacccgaaaggtaggaagagtaagaaaatgaataattttcaaactagacaagccaacaaggaactattggctaataaaaggaatccatccggcgttgagtaccatgatgcaaggttttaaaaggcaaagaaagaaattgagaagttgatgaaggaggaagaggatgagattcgtttaggatctccataaaaaatgtttcatggatttgtccgtttattttgtgtcttttgattttcgtgtaagatgaggatgatattttgaCTAGAATTGCAGTTACATGTACCCATCAAAACTAAATACTTGAATGATTTACTTTTTAGTTATGAAACGTGTCGTTTTCTGCAAACTGGAACCATGAACACAGGCGAAGGTTCGGCTTATCACATAAcgagtattataagccgaacctgacaaaaaaaaacccatagttttttttgtcaggttcggcttataataacaattcactgcaagccgaaactgacaacaaaaaaataccagagtttttttgtaaggttcggcttataatattatttcactgcaagccgaaccttaaaactttaaaaaaccagaATTACTTTGCTAGGTTCGGCTTGTACTTTGCTAGGTtcgggttggacggtagcaccaccTTGGCTTGTACGTTCACCAAATTGTCGAGACCttttagtggtaggcctttgttcgggttcctcggatccttgtcctttgttgatgattgcatcccacttgttgatgaggtatttttgttcttccacgatcattggtgttttgcaaccaagtttggccttcatttttttcaacatctccctacccgcggcaacctattttttcatttgtaaacaacttataaccgtgaggttgaagatatttttaccataactaatatatgaaaataatataagtgaagtcattcttaccataatcttgaaagccttgactacatctttggaagtagacttgttggtgatcttgattggcttcgccttccacttatcagctatcttttgccttttcttattgataatgaagggatgagaaatttggttataccaatccatatagcccagatcctcttcacatggatcatcaagtaaagatgttaacttggacgcatctaatgtgtgattgtctaaattattccaaaactcaacggtgggatcaggatcatactttggttcccaagatgaagtggtgcttttagttcccttaccactctttggtaacaacctgaatttctcgtcaaacaaaggaaccttttggacgcatcctaattgacggagtactcgcctaggatcgtatataacataaccaccgggataccacaatggcccatgatacatacctaccggcatatcctcatcttcaacaacttcatcttcttcatcttccttctcatatggttgaaaagtgacatcatcaacaccaagacggtctaacgtctctctcaaacttgccaccaacttctttttgttccttttcttgaggtcctcgtacgcgtaccgtgctgcagttgaCTCTGTATaaacataatcgacatctttctaaaatactttggccaagttcaaaattgggaaatggtcatatatccactcctacatccaaagaaccacattaaaaaaatcaaaggaattgaattgatagaaacaagttttacttggaaacatcaaagtaagaataaagtttgcaaactcagagaactgttcggcttatgtggagcaagtattataagccgaaccaagtaagtaaaaacttcggattaaaagattttatggttataAACCGAACCATACtttgaactcccaaaagttacttggagcaaagtgaagttccttccgatgtttgtacttgtcaacctagacgcggtggcaagttggtccagcaggtaagcgagcgtagccgttccctaagcaaacttgttacaagtttcaagattctttaccaattggagataattagcatttaccttgtttccggtagtgtcgggaaagatgcctctaccaagagtataaagcaagtaggcagttccggtttgcttcactttgacgggatccattatcaacaaaccttgtgttactctttcctttgtgttctcaaactcctttttcaagttagtcaacttgatcttcttattcttcttatttctaccacctggtatgcaaacggtatcgacatctttaactgatcCACAAAAATCCAACTCAGTTTTATgtgaaccccaaccaaggcattccaggtacaaattgtatagctcatcccaactcatgtcacaaaaaccagcatccacacttacaccccttgctttaaggcctgtaatcttactagcctcatcaggagtgattgccatctctccaaaaggtaattgaaatgtgtaagtttctgtaCAAAAACGCTCGGTAAAGGCAGAGGCCGatacactatcatattccttatgtccataattgacgataggccataaagcactgcgttgtacgtaagcaatcacctcaggaacctcttcatcaagactccattctgctgccctctggtgtctcaatactcggactgcacggtggtgatgaagcggtggtggaagcttaagaaTACCTGCTAAACCCCGGAGGGGAAGCGGTGAATCCTTTGGGTGAATGCGGTGTAACAatcctgaatgcggtgtaacgaacctgaatgtggttttacgatcctgaatgcggtgtaacgatatgtaagcggcaccaccaccaccaacaaatagcaccaccgtcaaaaaaaattataatgaagGCAAAAGTTAAAAATGTGTGTGGAAAGATAATATGAAGGACATATAGATAATTTCAATAACATATTTAACTGTGAATCACCACTTAATTCTCTTTTTAACGgaagtatgatcattttgttaatagtttgtaaGAGTAGAATGTTTTTGTGAATCAGTGTTTTCCACATTTTCCTTGATTTTTCAAATGCGGATAATGTGATATCCTCATCCGAATGCATTCGGCACCATCTTTACATGTAGCCCAGGACACCATGACAAGTCTCGGTCGGATACTATTGATGGCGAAACGTAACGCTAGATTTTGTTAAATAGGACACGGAAACTCGATGTACCGGCCAAAAGAGAGAAATTCCTATCCAAGGCTATTCCAGTAATTAGCTCGAATATCTAAGGGTACAAATTTCTCACCAAACACACCTGCGTGGACACGTAGATCTTGATTCTGAGAGACCCACACCAAGTACTTCCGTTTCAGTACATCCAAATAATATCAAATCCGATATTCCTAAAATCGTAACAGGCCACGTGTAACAATCCACATTCAATGTACGTCTCAACAAAAACTGTTGTACTGGGTCCCAGCATTTTTGTAAAAGAGCAGACTCGAGCCAAAACGGTGCAACAATAGCCAGAATATTAGACACGTGGATCAATCCAGCGAGTACAGAACACGCACATTTGCTACTCTACATAAACGTTCTAGACTTTTCCTTTTTGCTATTAATTCAGGCAACAAAATTTCGttctcattttttcatttttcaaaaccctaaaaaacgtTACAGAGAGATTCTctttctatatataaaaaaaattacaagctctTCCTCCAACGCAGTGAAGAGAGATTTCTAGCTCTGTTTTTTCTTTCATTTGGAGATGTGATTTTGACGGAACAATTTTCTAGGGTTTGTCGTTATCACACTCACTCAATCTCGTGTTATTAGGACTGTGTTCTTTTTCaaaatcagaatcagaatcagaaaaTTTTGATCATGGCTTCTGCTGCTTGTGTGAACAATGTAAGTATGTTGCCCGAAGGATTTCTCGATTGTTCAACTTCATCATCATATAATCCTTCATCCTCGTATGGCTGGTTTAGTCCGAGAATTTCATTTAGTCGTGATTTTGTTGAAGAAGAATCTAAGAAAGCAGCAGCATCATCGTCTACTTCTGGTTCAAATCAAAAAATGGTGAATCATCTTACTGTACGAGAAggtagtgatgatgatgaagaagatctggaagttgttgttgttggatcGGTGAAGAAGGAGTTGTTCCAGAAGGTTGTTGTCGGTTCTAATAATAATAAggattttggttttggtgattTCGAGTTTAGATTAGAAGAAGATCCGGTGAAAATGTTAGATGCTGATGAGCTATTTTCTGATGGGAAATTAGTGCCACGTCAGCTGAATACCGCGAGGCCGGTGATAGAATCCACTGTTTCGTTGGAGGAAGATGAAATTAGAGGAGTGATCAATTCGGTGCCGGAAACCGCTAAAGCGTTCCGGAGAATTGATATTTCAGATGCTGAACTGTATCTGTTTTCACCTAAAGCTCCCAGGTGTTCTAGCAGATGGAAAGAACTATTAGGTTTGAAGAGAAATAGCAatagtccaaatcctaaaaatcatGATCAGAATCAGAACCagaagatttcttcttcttcatcgtcgtCTTTGAAAAGCGGTGCTCTGAAACATTTTTTACATAGGAACAACCCTAAATCATTATCACAATCACTTGATTCATCTTTAAATCTTCCATTACTCAGAGATTCAGATTCATCTGAGGTCGTTTTACCAAACTCATTATCAGCATCCTCAAGTTCATCTGCATCATCATCCTCAAACCAGGATGAACATCCACCACATCCAAGATTCTCATTAGATTCAGATCCAAAACATATGAGTCATATCTCACTGAATAGAAATCCACCTAGAGTTAGATTATCAAAATCAAGACCACCAACAGGATCATCAACATCAGcagaaattcatcaacaccatacTTCAGTCAGAGCAAGAAGCTCAATGCATAGAGTATCATCATCAGATCAATCATCAAATCAGAGTATTGGATTAACAATTGATAGTCCAAGAATGAATTCATCTGGTAAAATCGTGTTTCAAAGTTTGGAAAGAAGTTCAAGTAGTCCTAGTACATTCAATGGTGGTCCTAGAGTTAAACATAGAGGTGTTGAAAGATCTTATTCTGCTAATGTTAGGGTAACACCTGTATTGAATGTCCCTGTTTGTTCACTTCGTGGTTCATCAAAATCTGGGGGTTCTGTTTTTGGGTTATTTTCTTCTACTAATAATTCTATTACTACTACACCTCAGAAGAGAGGAGATGGTAATAACGGATCATCATCCCTaagaaatcatcatcatcatcatcatacaacCAGAAGTCGGTCTTCTACATCTACAACACCTACAGCTACAGCAACTACAAATTCAATTACTGATCGGAATTAACATTTGAGAGGAAGGTGAAAAATAGAGAGAAATTTATTATTTGGTAAAACTTCaactttaacttttttttttttttttttagttgatttttttctttaatttcagTTTTTCCAATTGTTGGATTCTGATTTTAGTTTTAGtgtgttcttgtatatataatttgatttTGAAGCCTTTTTACTCTAATGTAATGCTCTTTCAAgggttcttatttttatttttatttttcttcttctttgaaaaaTGAGGAGATTACCAATTTGATTATTAATCAAACTGAGGTTGTTAACATTTAATGGAATTAGGATTATTTTTTACTCTAACTATCAATGTGGGGGGTGCTGAATTGTAGATGGTGATTTATTATGGTTGCTTGGAAAAATTGAAGTGTTTTTGACTTTTTCTAATTGTAAGATAGATTGTGACTTGAACAGAGAGATATTGACATCATTTTAAAATGGGTTGGTGTGATTTTGACATATCTGAATTGGGAATCTTGAGGTCAAGATAGAAATATGGAATCATGTCAACAATGGTTTTGGATAGTCCAATGGAGTGTTGGAGTAGTATTGTATCCAAAATTGGCTTAGGAATCTAGATACAAAAGAGAGAAACAATATAACAACACAAATTAGGACAAGGACATTATTATCTCAAAACCATTTGTTTCTTCCAGTCTGAATTCTCTAGTTTCTCATTTCCATTCACATACATGTAACATGCTAATGCAAAGagttaagaaaaggaaaaaactaACATTACAAGCCTAATGTTGTTTGGTTTAGAGATACGGCCATGTGGGAATATCTTTAGCTCTCTAGCcagctgatttttttttaaagtctgGTCTGGATAAAAGTTTTCTTCTTGTGttgatcttttctttttctctttatgTTTCTTGTTGTCTGTCCCTCCCAAGTAGATTAGAACTCACTTTCATGGAGCTTTTCAAAGTTAAAACACAAAAGTCATTCACAATTTTTCATCATCACCCCAAAATCAGATTTTTGCAAATACTAAACAAGAATTCAAAGTAGGGACCCAAATGCAGATGATCTTTCCGTGGGGGCAATTTGACAAATTTGTTAATAGAGTTAGATTAGATGGTTCATCAACCAAAGTCCATAAAGAAGAAGATTAAGCAAACCCCACAGTCTATAAACCCTTTTCCAATCTTATCAACATGTCAAGAAAAAAACAGGACAAGGATTTTAGGatttgcatatttttatatagatATACGGTTCATGATTGGCAGGTTGCTGGTGTGACATGACCACGGCTATCAAGGGTCAAGTCCAGATGCATTTATTTTTCGAAGTTTGTTTATCCAATCAATTTGTTCAAACTTCAAAGGCAATTCACACCCTAGgctgctagctagctagctaactaGCTCAGTGACTTAATTCTGATGGTCTGTTTCACTATTCAAATCAGGTCCGTTAACCTTGGTTTCTACATCCAACGGCTAATATTTAATAaccaataattttcatttttgattttttattatattccttttttgatctttgattgtTTTCATCCAGCCAAGGTTTATACCGTAGGAGGGAGTACAATGAGTTGCACTTTCATTTTGTCAGCAGTGGCCAGTGCCCAGTGGTGTCTATGGAGCAAGGTTCGAAAAACGAGTCATGGCCCAGGTCacaggtactaggcgtgaccgttataacgtgttttgacgggtgtgagcacgttttgggtcaaaaacgcgttatataggaataaaacgcgtttttttgacgtttttttaaaataacgggtgtgataacggttaaataagaaaaataaataatttgtgatctgaatttcctatgtaacggtaattacagctgtgaaaacggttacaacgggtctaaataacgttgttactacgttttttcatttttttggtttaatttattttttttgattttttatttatttgtttatgggtttttaacatacaaatttatggatatctagtaaaattcacaaccctaagtctatgacttataacaatgcattgtagttatcgtctaccgacaatatttatacacgcatactatcactatccacttgatatgttcaagttgtcactcgaatagttcgatgcattccccaatatttcaataatgcatattcggattcaaaagcagtcaaaactttgttgtcaaataatactcctaggctcttagctacttgctacaagactaaccaacaaggaatgcaacaggAAGAGAGTTAGAGACTAGCTAgggaaaaagagagtgagagagggaagtcagggagtcgatttatctttttcttttgcatttggaggtgtgtacaATATATGATACATGTGGTCTGTAGTGTACagtaaaaagagtagttggtttcatgatcaaagacatagctagcctgtacttatatacgcatgcaacgagattccaaatgtttcaagaatatttcgatttgctagctattatgtcttcttgcccaaatgaatgctttaaaaggacaagaagagaattgaaatgaaatcaatacctctggttctctgcttcttgctcaaaggaatgctttacattttgaatttctcaaatacaagtttaagaggtaatattaattattttttgtagatttttcattcaattagagatataatttattatcgtttttttctttcatgatgttagagtagtgaatatagatgtttgagaaatatcgatgtttttttctttcatgatgtttgagaaatatttaagaaatgttaagtgaagaaatgtttcattctattaacgtatatttaatagaaacaaagcaaaacggaaacgagtaccagaaactgaatatgaagatacagaaattcaagatatgtatgaaaatgaaccgtggaaccctgtgcatgatatagatgaagaagaacaagcgacggtaacacaaaagaaaatgggagggttatcgaagttgaagaacctttttggacgaAAAAGTAAGAATACTAATGTCGGAGAAGGTACATCACAGCGTCCACAGGCCTCTATGGACATACCTAGTTCTTCAATGCGTACACCACACCAAGAACCTAAGATGTATGTAGATATGGGAGGACAATATAATACTAATAGGTATTCTCAACCTAGCATGGCGAATTTTTGGAGAAGTAAAACATGCCGGGAAAAAGTTGATTCTTCTGTTGGACGTTTTTTCTATGCtaatgatattcccttcaatgtggccaactcaactcagtaccacg includes the following:
- the LOC113290260 gene encoding uncharacterized protein DDB_G0283357-like translates to MASAACVNNVSMLPEGFLDCSTSSSYNPSSSYGWFSPRISFSRDFVEEESKKAAASSSTSGSNQKMVNHLTVREGSDDDEEDLEVVVVGSVKKELFQKVVVGSNNNKDFGFGDFEFRLEEDPVKMLDADELFSDGKLVPRQLNTARPVIESTVSLEEDEIRGVINSVPETAKAFRRIDISDAELYLFSPKAPRCSSRWKELLGLKRNSNSPNPKNHDQNQNQKISSSSSSSLKSGALKHFLHRNNPKSLSQSLDSSLNLPLLRDSDSSEVVLPNSLSASSSSSASSSSNQDEHPPHPRFSLDSDPKHMSHISLNRNPPRVRLSKSRPPTGSSTSAEIHQHHTSVRARSSMHRVSSSDQSSNQSIGLTIDSPRMNSSGKIVFQSLERSSSSPSTFNGGPRVKHRGVERSYSANVRVTPVLNVPVCSLRGSSKSGGSVFGLFSSTNNSITTTPQKRGDGNNGSSSLRNHHHHHHTTRSRSSTSTTPTATATTNSITDRN